In Homo sapiens chromosome 11, GRCh38.p14 Primary Assembly, one DNA window encodes the following:
- the OR5T1 gene encoding olfactory receptor 5T1 yields the protein MSGLPSDMDLYKLQLNNFTEVTMFILISFTEEFDVQVFLFLLFLAIYLFTLIGNLGLVVPIIGDFWLHSPMYYFLGVLSFLDVCYSTVVTPKMLVNFLAKNKSISFLGCATQMFLACTFGTTECFLLAAMAYDRYVAIYNPLLYSVSMSPRVYVPLITASYVASILHATIHTVATFSLSFCGSNEIRHVFCNMPPLLAISCSDTHVIQLLFFYFVGSIEIVTILIVLISYGFILLAILKMQSAEGRRKVFSTCGAHLTGVTIYHGTILFMYVRPSSSYTSDNDMIVSIFYTIVIPMLNPIIYSLRNKDVKEAIKRLLVRNWFINKL from the coding sequence ATGTCAGGGTTGCCTTCAGATATGGATCTATACAAGCTTCAATTAAACAATTTTACTGAAGTCACCATGTTTATATTAATAAGCTTCACAGAAGAATTTGATGTGCAAGtcttcctatttttattatttttagcaatCTATCTATTCACTCTAATAGGCAATTTAGGGCTGGTTGTACCGATCATTGGGGATTTCTGGCTTCACAGCCCAATGTACTATTTTCTTGGTGTTTTATCATTCTTGGATGTCTGCTATTCTACAGTTGTCACTCCAAAAATGTTGGTCAATTTCCTggcaaaaaataaatctatttcatttcttGGATGTGCAACACAGATGTTTCTTGCTTGTACTTTTGGAACCACAGAATGCTTTCTCTTGGCTGCAATGGCTTATGATCGCTATGTAGCCATCTACAACCCTCTCCTGTATTCAGTGAGCATGTCACCCAGAGTCTATGTGCCACTCATCACTGCTTCCTATGTTGCTAGCATTTTACATGCTACTATACATACAGTGGCTACATTTAGCCTGTCCTTCTGTGGATCCAATGAAATTAGGCATGTCTTTTGTAATATGCCTCCTCTGCTTGCTATTTCTTGTTCTGACACTCACGTAATCCAGCTTCTATTCTTCTACTTTGTGGGCTCTATTGAGATAGTCACTATCCTGATTGTCCTGATCTCCTATGGTTTTATTCTGTTGGCCATTCTGAAGATGCAGTCTGCTGAAGGGAGGAGAAAAGTCTTCTCTACATGTGGAGCTCACCTAACTGGAGTGACAATTTATCATGGGACAATCCTCTTCATGTATGTGAGACCAAGTTCCAGCTACACTTCGGACAATGACATGATAGTGTCAATATTTTATACCATTGTGATTCCCATGCTGAATCCCATCATCTACAGTTTGCGGAACAAAGATGTAAAGGAGGCAATCAAAAGATTGCTTGTGAGAAATTGGTTCATAAATaagttatag